The Zingiber officinale cultivar Zhangliang chromosome 2A, Zo_v1.1, whole genome shotgun sequence genomic sequence acctttattgttctatttcttacgaggacagtccgccttccaatgtccagtctgcttgcaaataaagcacttgcccttcggcttctttattccagctttttgtcctgcaccttgacgtttattcaccttctttgctgagccattttgtttcttcttcttcttgcctttcggcttagaagtagaaccattttcagcatagtgaatttgagaatgttgacgaaacaacccttcggctgcctaaagttctgtcagaagtttcgccaatgaatacatccttttattcatattatagttcaggtgaaaatgctcaaaacttatGTGCAgcatttggaggatgatatcgacctgggtttccccatcaatttcccctccaagaacttgtatttcgtttaagtaagccatcatcttgagaatatgatcccttacgggagtcccctcagtcatggtggctgtcatcagttttctcattgcctctttcctagcaacccgattctgatgtccaaagagttccttgagattgttcattatatcataggctgttggtaagtcctgatgctgatgttgcattacatttgacatcgaagccaagatgtaataccgcgccatctcatcagcttttacccatttactatgatactgaatctcctctggggtagaatcattgctaggtgtttctgggcattcctctgacagtacaaacttatagccctcaacaGTAAGAaaaatgtccaggttccttttccaatctatgtagttaggaccagtaagtctgttctcttttagtatgatggccagtgggttgaaagtaatcctaagaatcacaaataacttttggtcagaactctaaatttagaataatattgattcctcaaacaatactattttaaattaaccaacacctcaaaacacggtgaattttgtatgccacgatagtgtggacgtatacaaattcaacatttgtaaaaggagggttttaccctttaattttattatcttgtcaacctaactttttgccaaataaaattaatagttggtttactttggtcacacaaataatagcagtgactctgatggggaggatagtATTAagcgtgtctaagtgtataccattacttgatactaagtctattaataagattgtgccccttccgatggagaagatcacacgctcttaattaacttcctatagtcatcctaagaatggaagtttaatctagtgatccgcaaacaagctcatccgatatggaggaaggcactcagagacaatgcgcaagcttgttgcatcacttataaactagtaatggagaccgtggaatttatttaaaaataaatctctctcccacttagttatttaaagtgaggaattttgactatgctagcctactaaacatgcatactaacaagcacgcacagtcacagcataaaaagcaataaatagaaaaactaattttcaactattatggcttttatctattgctgtcctccgtgtgtcgccgaccctagctgctgccatctttggccactgccaccgggtctagttgttgcatccatcttgccccTTGTTCTGCTGCGTCTCTGGTactcaaaaaggttccacgccttgcaagattcgatccgcgacataaataaaattttacatttttcgatcctatattcctcgaaggaatgtacatgtgaactagatcgaacataaaataaaaatttacatccatcgatcctatattccataaacggaatgtacatgtaactagatcaaaaaataaaatcctaataaaactaaatacagctcctgctgtattttataatacaatcatgcacacacaataaatgcccttgacatgtccaagggttcaatcacacacataaaaactataagccataatagttggatcctgcatccacaaagttagcatatcctactattaacctacctaaattatgtatgacatgtgcataattaaactaataccaaatacacagaggcaaaaccctactctgataccaattgttggttgctactcggaaaacccaatggctccactgtataaaaattttgtatgtgatctgaacctttcctagctaccatgtgttcttttaagttaaccttgtatcttctgcggaacttaacacgtttgattccaagtttaacttatatgttcttttaggtttagatttggatctcctgcggaacttaacacgtttgatccaaatcacataggttataaattcaattaaatattagtttccaaaattgacttccagtactgcatggcgaggcacttggtcttcttggatatgggagcaaccaccaccgactagacaaagccttttaaggaaagttaatatttaatttccttatataactctaggttaaccaaaaggaacgatcaaatcacaaggaaaaaagaaaaagaacacaacaccgaaattaaattcgaaaaaaagaatcgaatgcctcttgtatttggtatttatacaaagagaaattaactagtatgatgcgaaaatttaatactagttatacctcttccttgtatgctaaaaacctcgagatcttctgccatatccctcgcctcctcttggacgtcgtgtgggtgacgatcctccaagacgaacatcacccggagagcttctcctccttctctagaattcggccaccaccaccacaaaggagcaaaagagagcaaagggaagagagggagaggggtcggccacttgatgatctccaacaacacaatatcaattgttatgttattcAATGCCTCCCCTtctcccctttttatattagtttcccaacgaaaaattatggaaagagttttataaaaaattagcactacaagaaaaaagcctaacaacaatgatttttcaccgttgtcgtagcccattttaaactgttgttaaaggtcgtgttgttaaaaggggtgcccaaagataacagtttttaaccgttatctttgaaggcaaagacaacatttttacaacggtgaaaaactgttatcttttccttcaaagacaacagtttttcaccgttatcTTTGAgcatctacctttaataacaggatcttcaacaacagttttaaactatctacgacaacagtgaaaaatcgttgtctttttttgataaaaaataaaaaaaaatattaaaatttattatactattttctagtattataaatcattcaaaatactaaatttgtaaataaaatttaacatataattttctaacattcgaaaataatatttacaacattctgaagaaatttcaaaagcagccaacaaaatgacaactaacgacactattaaaacaaaggtagagcaacacaacatcctaatcctagaagagtaacacaacatcctattcttgatatccagttttgaagagttggatcatttgaactacttttaccatgtacaacactagaagagtaacaaaaaactgcttcttaattctcctaatccttcatcttcttcatccttgccatgtttgcatcgtacttggatcgaagtggaccaagtagataaagaaagaagataaactaaatgccttcatcttcttcatctttgcttcttaattctcctaatccttcatcttcttcttccttgcttcttaattctcctaatccttcaaactccacctgtaagaagaagataaagaaatgtcacttgatctaaactaaatgcctatgaataataaaaaaatctgaaatctcataaagtagacTTAATTCATTAATAATGCATCATATTGAATGCCTCTCCATGACTAGCTTAATAGCCTGTGCTATAGACATGTCTTCATTTGTTTCATACCTGAGTTTGTTAGCTTGTAAACGTTGAACTGTCATTTCACAAgagaaatatttccaagttatcaGCACTGCAGATATAAGGTTAATAAAGAACTTGCCTCTTCCAGAATGGTTTCAAACACCTTACCAACTTTTTCCACTAGATCTTGAGGCACTTGATGTCCATCACCATCAAAGAGTGCGTAGCTGAAAAATAGAAGTAAATTTATCTCCATAAGATTATAGTCTCCATGATCAGTGATATCTGTTAGTTATTCAGTTAACCATTACCTCTCCAAGTCATGATCATACAAGATAGAATTATCACCAGAAGTTCGATAAATTGGTAGACCAAGTCTTCCAATCCAAGATGCCAATGGATTCTCGTTGCAGACACCATGCAACCTGAAGTGTCCAAATTAAAACTCCTAGTCACTGAAATTTTAAAGGCTGGCCACAATCCTCTTCCGAAGGAATGAaaacaaaaacataaaaaaaagaaGCATACCAGGCTGCTCCCATGTCAACAGGAAAACCAAATGAGTAGTCAGTGTGAACTCGACCACCAATTCTATCCCGAGATTCTAAAAGCACAACCTGaggaataaaaaataaacttccaTGTGATACAAATTTACCCAGCCACTTCACACACTGCATTCATATCAGAACTTAGAATCTAATATGTAAAGGCAACTGAAAAAACCGTTAATTTATATCGACATAACACCTGAAAAGCTGTATTTTTCAGTGCATGAGCAGCTGCAATCCCTGCAAATCCACCACCAATGACAATGGCAGAAGGAGAGCGAGATTGCCTTGCTTCAGTCTTCTGATAGAATGAtgctgcaagaaaatttaagtcaatatatatatagatatatatgttGATGTGAAGCAGTAAAATGCAAACTAGAATATATAGTGATTTTAACACCATgaaaaaaacataattaataataaatccaaCACAAGAACAAGCAACATATTCTGTCGTGTTGTATATATATTTACCAAATGCATTTTCCTTCCACATGGTTGACCTCTAAAAATAATTCAGAAAGTACCCCAATAATAAGACTAACAATAGAAAACACCCCAAACATAAAcatttagttttatttgcaattATGACAGATAATCATGTAACTAGCTTCAGTATtcccacaaaaaaaaaaagatatgtaacataacaatatactgatacaaagaaaactaaagggatgaccattaaaggaaagaataccttaaataaaatgaattcagAAAGTTCCCATAGGCTCTGGATTAATCCTTTAAGTTTACTTTAATCATGAGCTAAATCATTGCAGTGAATAGATTTAAATCGAAGTAGGTAAAATTCCCATTTTGGCAGCCTGTATACCTCACGAAACCCATCTGCAATTTCACACTAGAGGTTGAAATTGAGTTCTTACAAATCTTTAAACTTGATATACCGAAAGATGGAATAAAGCAGGAGGCTATACTCACCAGAAAAATCCAAATTGATGCTGGAAATCATTAAAAAAGGGATGAGTAGATTCAAAAATCTACTAAGCTTGAACACCAACATCTCACGATTGGAAGCCCTAAGAATCAACTTGAAATCAGTCAAAAAATTGAAGATTTTGTGACTAAAAATTTACGCAGAAATAGGTCACAAAAAGGACTCTATTTGGGCAGAAACAAGCATAAAAAATATGTAAGGAACAAAACCCCTCAAATGATTTGAAAATGAGGGAGGCGGGGAGGCGAAGGGTTTCAGTGACAGTGGCGAGTACGCGGAGAAGAAGTTTGTCCAAGAGCAGCAGAGATCTCTTCCTCCATCGCAGGTTCATTTTCATTAGGGTTTGGGTTTGATCACTGAGTCGCATGTTGAAGAGTGCATGATAGAGAGGCCTTTTAGTTGAGGCGGCAGCGACGCATATGGCAGAAGCGAACCTGAGGCCCATCTAGGATGGAAGGCAGTGGAGCATCTAGGGTTTTCGACGAGAAGAtgcaggaggaagaagtagatGACACTTACTGTTAGTGGATTTCATGTCGGAGGTCTTGCCGGTGAGGGCGTCCTTTATGGACTCATGGACTGCTGCTGCTCCTGCGCGGCTCCGGTGagcgagagattgtgagaaaagagGGACAGAAATACATAGGGATTGAGAAGATAAAGGgtggaatgcggcggcaaaaaactttcggggagagggaaagaaaaaaagcggggcaaaaattggcgaaggggaaaaaacggcgaaggaaaaaaaacacttgtattcaacatcacttaatagacaacggtttttaaaaactattgtcaTAATCGCAAAAAAAAGcccacatagacaacagttttcaaaaattgttgttgtagcatttaaaaaccgttgtcgtagtcttaaaaaaacataaatagacaacgatttttaaaaactattgtcgtaggccaaaaaaattgctaaaagacaacgatttttgttaaaaccgttgttaaaaggtaaaacAACAACTATTtggcataaaaccgttgtcgtttgagtgttgttgaaagaggattttcttgtagtgtagactcattcctatttcttttttttttctttccttttaattaatcaatcctagattgatttattaattaaacaactatttgttgatgtttaattatttgaccggccccttgcttgggcaccaagcaaggtggccgaccacttattaaaaggaaaagaaagaattttttttataaaattttaaaagaagaaaacttctaataaaattttacaaactctctttttttttctaatgtggatattaaaaggaaagttttaaaatttaaaatcaagttttaaaatttaaaacatctctaataatatttctttttaaaagaaagttttataaattttacaactctcttttaaaaccttgtggcctaatttaaattaggaaaattttataaatttttaaaatatctctttttacaaattgtaaatatccgaggaaatttaaaaattcaaaaacaaccttcctaatttaaatattgcggccgacccccttgcccaaggcaagggccgacaatttctagagaatatgtggccggccattgcttggtcaccaagcaatgaaccgaccccttcttggacaccaagatagacttttctttggatggacttgaggctttattgaggctacaacagggacctagaggagaaattggttttggccttccgataagcttgagtatctcgtgctcgccccgaacacacaactcaagttcatcgagaataactcattccactagagagttattaccgtactaccgcaccaatcccaaattacattatgagctccttcttatcatgagtgtgttagtctccctgtgtttaagattacgaatgtccactaattaagtgagttactgacaactcatttaattaatatctagctccaagagtagtaccactcaactttattgtcatgttggactaggtccacctgcagggtttaacatggcaatccttatgagctcctcttggggacattctcaacctagataactcggacacagattccttctataatcaacaacacatactataagtaatatcatttcctaatttatcgggcatattgatttatcgagctaaacctcaccctttgataagtcaaagaaataaatattaaatatacatgcttgttattatattaggattaagagcacacacttctataataactaaggtctagttcttttacaaagtcagtacaaaaagaacttacctaaatgatcctactcaatacacttaaagtgtattagtgtaatttattagtcaagataaactaatacttaattacactacgtctattctgatggtttgttcctttccatcttagtcgtgagcaactgtttataatttatagagaaccgacaacatgatcttctaagtgtgactccacactccatgttatctactatataaattaattgaacaattacatttaataaataaatgtaaacatttgaccaatgtgattctttatttcaaaataaatgtgtacaaaagctaaactttcaagtatacactccaacatgaccatcatgctttctctgtgccaaatccttggtcaagggatctgcgatgttagtatctgtgggtactttgcaaatcttcacatctcctctatcgataatctctcgaatgagatggaagcgccgtagtatgtgtttggtccgctggtgtgagcaaggttccttagcctgtgctataactccattgttgtcacaatagagctcaatagggtcagcgatgctaggaaccacccaaagtttaatgatgaacttgcggatccaaactgcctcctttgctgcttctgatgcagcaatatacttggcctctgtagaagaatcagcgactgtgtcctgcttagaactcttccatctcacagcaccaccatgttgggattttcgagtcgtaaaaatcgctttttgcgttcggaaaccccgaaaccccagccaccggatctgtgcgaagattaaaattttgaaaacattacaagtacgagtttcttacactagttctaaactagatctacaaggagaaggaattttacccttgatgcgaagcccttcgcaatcccgctagtcctcggttcgccggatctcgaaagtgtcaaagtagacacttctctatgtgtatccacacaagaaagagatggagaggccaaacaaaaggtgtgctagcacctatgaagtgttatgccaagagaggagagggagaagaaaattgagagcaagaggaagaagatggaatgaatgccttgaatgaaaattcaaTCTCATCCAcactaaaggtggccggccacataatggtttgtaacccccatggaatatcaagagtcaagtctcttgatctacTCCATgcggtggcatttggtcaagtcaaacttgaccaaatgaagaagccttgatgatgtggcattggtcaagtcaaagtcaagtcaaaacttgactcttcatcttcctacttaagtcaagtcaaacttgaccacttctctcccttggttgatctaatctaaccattggttcaagtcaattttaatttaatgaatctcttttcattgaattaaattaataaaatgagtctaagtccaaattagactcacttaacacatgaaccaacatGAGTCCAAcacaattagcctaatttggattactcttaatccaatttgattcattatatgaacctaatcatttaggttcatcaaatcaacctaatctccatctaattgccctttgtgtgtgaccctaaaggttcttgtaatgttggcaatgctcctaaacccatttagaagcataagtaatgagcggtatctagcaacacatcattactacccaagttacaagaatgttgagatccaacatcacattgtgactactaatcgtgactcctcacaatatatgacaagtgtccttctatcctagacatctagattgatcaatatgaggcatagactgtgtcatcctctaatcaatctaaatcttgaactccaagtagactcactcgatcaaatgagctcaatatctcatattgactcttttgggtatggccatgcacttagtggtctcactctatcaagaatatcgatgtcactcccgtcatataggagggatagatcccatctacatcactcacatccctctgcataattcgttacatacccaataatcgcctttatagtccacccagttacgggtgacgttagacgaaaccaaagtacataactccttatgtaggga encodes the following:
- the LOC122043671 gene encoding polyamine oxidase 3-like; the protein is MGLRFASAICVAAASTKRPLYHALFNMRLSDQTQTLMKMNLRWRKRSLLLLDKLLLRVLATVTETLRLPASLIFKSFEGFSSFYQKTEARQSRSPSAIVIGGGFAGIAAAHALKNTAFQVVLLESRDRIGGRVHTDYSFGFPVDMGAAWLHGVCNENPLASWIGRLGLPIYRTSGDNSILYDHDLESYALFDGDGHQVPQDLVEKVGKVFETILEEASSLLTLYLQC